The proteins below are encoded in one region of Streptomyces marianii:
- a CDS encoding ISAs1 family transposase, with translation MLEKLGPLDADRIADLCPYLASVPDPRSRRGRWYSLVSILLVCACAAVSGAKSLDEIAEFAERATNTLLATLRIRRHLLGWRRSPKPVTIGRVLMAVDGDALDQAVGAYLADQHRKSACADASAARPRRVIAVDGKALKGSAHLAAPRRHLLAAVTHHPVATLAQVEVGAKTNETRHFKPLLAPLHLADAVVTFDALHSVKANITWLVETKKAHYIAVIKTNQPTAYAQLAALPWTSITVQHTASATAHGRRESRSIKTCSIADSLGGIAFPHARLAIRVHRRRKPTGKPESRESVYAVTSLDIHQTSPAGLATAIRGHWGIENSSHYIRDVTFAEDASTVHTGNAPRAMATFRNLAIGTLKILGADNIAKTTRAIRHEPERALAILGITNNPDTHGT, from the coding sequence GTGCTGGAGAAGCTGGGTCCGCTGGATGCGGACCGGATCGCTGACCTGTGCCCCTACCTCGCATCGGTGCCCGATCCGCGTTCTCGCCGGGGCCGCTGGTACTCCCTGGTGTCGATCCTGCTGGTGTGTGCCTGCGCGGCCGTGTCAGGTGCGAAGAGCCTGGACGAGATCGCCGAGTTCGCCGAGCGGGCCACGAACACCCTGCTGGCAACCCTGAGGATCCGCCGTCACCTGCTCGGCTGGCGGCGCAGCCCCAAGCCGGTCACCATCGGACGCGTCCTCATGGCGGTCGACGGCGATGCTTTGGACCAGGCCGTGGGCGCCTACCTCGCTGACCAGCACCGCAAGTCCGCGTGCGCGGATGCGTCAGCGGCCCGACCGCGGCGGGTCATCGCCGTGGACGGCAAGGCGCTGAAGGGCTCGGCCCACCTGGCCGCGCCGCGCCGGCACCTGCTCGCGGCGGTCACGCATCACCCCGTCGCCACGCTCGCACAGGTCGAGGTCGGCGCGAAGACCAACGAGACGCGGCACTTCAAGCCCCTGCTGGCACCACTCCACCTCGCTGACGCCGTGGTCACCTTCGACGCCCTGCACTCGGTGAAGGCCAACATCACCTGGCTGGTCGAGACGAAGAAGGCACACTACATCGCGGTCATCAAGACCAACCAGCCCACCGCGTACGCCCAGCTCGCCGCTCTGCCCTGGACATCGATCACCGTCCAGCACACCGCCTCCGCCACCGCCCACGGACGGCGCGAGTCCCGGTCGATCAAGACCTGTTCCATCGCCGACAGCCTCGGCGGGATCGCCTTCCCCCACGCCCGCCTCGCCATCCGCGTCCACCGCCGCCGCAAGCCCACCGGCAAGCCCGAGAGTCGCGAGAGCGTCTACGCCGTCACCAGCCTGGATATCCACCAGACCAGCCCCGCCGGCCTCGCCACCGCCATCCGCGGGCACTGGGGAATCGAGAATTCCTCCCACTACATCCGAGATGTCACCTTCGCCGAGGACGCCTCGACCGTCCACACCGGCAACGCGCCCCGCGCCATGGCTACCTTCCGCAACCTCGCCATTGGCACCCTGAAGATCCTCGGAGCCGACAACATCGCCAAGACCACCCGCGCCATCCGCCACGAACCCGAACGAGCACTCGCCATCCTGGGCATCACCAACAACCCCGACACTCACGGAACTTGA
- a CDS encoding dual OB domain-containing protein — translation MPADQEGTVTNSLKLIRVDGATMHVDHPWSNDARPTVRAHFQHAGSFYSLKVTDPVCEERFRDRGIGRYPLGDSFLTISLSEEFEGYLYKLVAAVIERAEVEPSSRR, via the coding sequence GTGCCAGCCGACCAGGAGGGAACAGTGACGAACTCACTCAAGCTCATCCGGGTCGATGGTGCGACGATGCACGTGGATCACCCTTGGTCCAATGATGCGAGGCCGACCGTGCGCGCTCATTTTCAACACGCCGGATCCTTTTATTCCCTGAAAGTGACCGACCCGGTCTGCGAAGAGAGATTCCGGGACCGGGGTATCGGACGTTACCCGCTGGGTGATTCCTTCTTGACGATAAGCCTCAGTGAGGAGTTCGAGGGTTACCTCTACAAGTTGGTGGCGGCAGTCATTGAGCGCGCCGAAGTGGAACCAAGTAGCAGGCGGTGA
- a CDS encoding DUF488 domain-containing protein — MILTIGHSNHEFSTLVGLLQQNEVTAVADVRSVPVSRFTPQFNRVPLEHGLHEAGMKYVFLGKELGARTEDTTCYVDGQVQYGRLAQTPGFMSGIDRLTKGARTERIAIMCAEGEPLDCHRTVLVAQVLAERGVTISHIHGNGRIESHTAAMERLMAKFGLAEDELFRTPAERLKEALSRQESRIAYVKDEFRADKATEA, encoded by the coding sequence ATGATACTGACTATCGGTCACTCCAACCATGAATTTTCGACATTGGTCGGGCTGCTTCAGCAGAACGAGGTAACCGCAGTCGCCGATGTCCGCTCGGTTCCTGTCAGTCGGTTCACTCCGCAATTTAACCGGGTCCCACTGGAGCACGGTTTGCACGAGGCCGGCATGAAATACGTTTTCCTGGGCAAGGAACTCGGAGCGCGTACAGAGGACACCACCTGCTACGTCGACGGCCAAGTGCAGTACGGCCGCCTTGCGCAGACGCCTGGTTTCATGAGCGGCATTGATCGCTTGACAAAAGGCGCACGAACCGAGCGGATCGCCATTATGTGCGCCGAAGGTGAGCCCTTGGACTGCCATCGCACGGTACTCGTCGCGCAGGTGCTCGCCGAGCGCGGCGTTACGATCAGCCACATCCATGGCAACGGGCGAATCGAGAGCCACACCGCAGCGATGGAGCGCCTAATGGCCAAATTTGGGCTGGCGGAGGACGAACTGTTCCGGACTCCGGCTGAGCGTCTCAAAGAGGCACTGAGTCGCCAGGAAAGCCGGATCGCGTACGTCAAGGATGAGTTTCGTGCCGACAAGGCAACAGAGGCATGA
- a CDS encoding DUF488 domain-containing protein: MKIYTIGFTKKSAEKFFGLLRTSGATTLVDVRLNNVSQLAGFAKRDDLRFFLGELCGMGYTHRPDLAPTQAILDDYKKQGTGWETYENRFLKLMEQRTIEDTVPQGLIDNAVLLCSEDKPHHCHRRLVAEYLADRWGSVTVEHLV, translated from the coding sequence ATGAAAATCTACACTATCGGGTTCACGAAGAAATCCGCCGAGAAGTTCTTCGGTCTGTTGCGCACATCGGGCGCGACGACCCTGGTCGACGTCCGACTTAATAACGTTTCACAACTGGCAGGCTTCGCCAAACGGGACGACCTGAGGTTCTTCCTCGGTGAGCTCTGCGGTATGGGGTACACGCACAGACCTGACCTGGCGCCGACGCAGGCCATCCTCGATGACTACAAAAAGCAGGGAACCGGTTGGGAGACATACGAAAACCGATTCCTGAAACTGATGGAGCAACGGACCATTGAGGATACCGTCCCACAGGGCCTGATCGACAACGCAGTTCTGCTTTGCAGCGAGGACAAACCGCACCACTGCCACCGCCGGTTGGTCGCGGAGTATCTCGCTGATCGTTGGGGCAGCGTCACAGTCGAGCACCTAGTGTGA